The following are encoded together in the Ranitomeya imitator isolate aRanImi1 chromosome 4, aRanImi1.pri, whole genome shotgun sequence genome:
- the LOC138674758 gene encoding olfactory receptor 5P81-like, with protein MCEGNQTQVTQIHILGFQSLSTYKPLLFLLLTLSYICILGGNLLIIFLVTIIDQLKTPMFLFLKHLSIADVLLTTSVIPMMLDIMLVEEGILSLWGCVIQLYVFGIFGFIQCLLIAIMSYDRYLAICHPLRYSSLMSPDLCLRLVIGSWLVDSVVTSSELIIVLQCKFCGLNHINHFFCDFGPVMKLATSDTYIIIMQDYTFAILGIFFPFAFIIISYFCIFVSILKISSTNGRRKAFSTCSSHLTTVCAYYGTLIAVYITPSDESSSSINKYRSLLYLVVTPLMNPIIYSLRNNEIKRAMEKMKSPIFPNGWRR; from the coding sequence ATGTGTGAGGGGAATCAGACACAAGTCACTCAGATACATATTCTTGGATTCCAAAGCCTATCTACATATAAACCTCTTCTATTTCTTCTGCTTACCCTGAGTTACATATGTATATTGGGAGGGAACCTTCTCATTATCTTTCTAGTGACCATCATTGACCAACTCAAAACTCCAATGTTTCTCTTCCTCAAACATTTATCCATAGCAGATGTGTTACTGACCACCAGTGTTATCCCCATGATGTTGGACATAATGTTGGTTGAGGAGGGAATTTTGTCCTTGTGGGGTTGTGTGATTCAGCTGTACGTATTTGGCATATTTGGATTTATTCAATGTTTGCTCATAGCCATCATGTCCTATGACCGATATTTGGCCATTTGCCATCCATTACGCTATTCTTCTCTAATGAGCCCAGATCTTTGCCTTCGGCTGGTTATTGGGTCCTGGCTTGTAGACAGTGTGGTGACTTCAAGCGAGTTAATTATTGTTTTGCAATGTAAATTCTGTGGCTTGAACCATATCAACCACTTCTTTTGTGACTTTGGTCCCGTTATGAAATTGGCCACTTCAGACACTTATATTATCATAATGCAAGACTATACTTTTGCCATTCTTGGGATATTTTTTCCATTTGCCTTTATTATTATTTCCTACTTTTGCATTTTTGTTAGCATCCTTAAAATTTCTTCAACCAACGGTAGAAGAAAAGCCTTCTCCACTTGTAGCTCCCACCTGACCACAGTATGTGCATATTACGGCACCCTAATCGCAGTCTACATAACTCCATCTGATGAGAGCTCATCCAGTATCAACAAATACAGATCCCTGTTGTATTTAGTGGTGACACCATTGATGAATCCTATTATCTACAGTCTGAGGAACAACGAGATCAAGAGAGCGATGGAAAAGATGAAAAGCCCCATCTTTCCGAATGGATGGAGAAGAtga